One Triticum dicoccoides isolate Atlit2015 ecotype Zavitan chromosome 5B, WEW_v2.0, whole genome shotgun sequence genomic window carries:
- the LOC119311761 gene encoding transcription factor BHLH148-like isoform X1, with protein sequence MQMDSYYFHDDAHLFAGCGVPGSPDLPFADLIASLSEPLPAVVESQSAFREYRGVGLELPGTARGGTGNGINIHRRMMGVLGRMGPAAEEEERPQHQQQQAAGAVESSRGFRHMMRERQRREKLSQSYADLYAMVSSRSKQDKNSIVQSAAVYIHELKVAKEQLQRRNDELKAKILGHDEQQQCVKVQFEVDEPSSSVDSMIGALTRLKSMNVKTRGIHSILSGQRLTTEMNVETTIAACEVEKAVEEALQEVERNQLPDSEAPFPGSRSAWPQTSHVQNVF encoded by the exons ATGCAGATGGACTCCTACTACTTCCACGACGACGCCCACCTCTTCGCCGGCTGCGGCGTCCCCGGCTCGCCGGACCTGCCCTTCGCCGACCTCATTGCGTCGCTCTCGGAGCCGCTGCCTGCGGTGGTAGAGAGCCAGAGCGCGTTCCGGGAGTACCGCGGCGTCGGCCTGGAGCTTCCGGGGACGGCCCGGGGAGGAACCGGGAACGGGATCAACATCCACCGgaggatgatgggcgtgctgggcaGGATGGGGCCGGCCGCTGAGGAGGAGGAGCGGCcgcagcaccagcagcagcaggCGGCCGGCGCCGTCGAGAGCAGCCGCGGGTTCCGGCACATGATGCGCGAGCGCCAGCGCCGCGAGAAGCTCAGCCAGAGCTACGCCGACCTCTACGCCATGGTCTCCTCCCGCTCCAAG CAGGACAAGAACTCGATCGTGCAGTCCGCGGCCGTCTACATCCACGAGCTCAAGGTCGCCAAGGAGCAGCTCCAGAGGAGGAACGACGAGCTCAAGGCCAAGATCCTGGGGCACGACGAGCAGCAGCAGTGCGTCAAGGTCCAGTTCGAGGTGGACGAGCCCTCGTCCTCCGTCGACTCCATGATCGGGGCCCTCACGCGCCTCAAGAGCATGAATGTCAAGACCAGGGGGATCCACTCCATCTTGTCCGGCCAGCGGTTGACGACGGAGATGAATGTCGAAACCACG ATTGCGGCCTGCGAGGTAGAAAAGGCAGTGGAGGAGGCTCTCCAGGAAGTAGAGAGGAATCAGCTGCCTGACAGCGAGGCCCCGTTTCCCGGAAGCAGGAGCGCCTGGCCTCAAACATCACACGTGCAAAATGTGTTCTGA
- the LOC119311761 gene encoding transcription factor BHLH148-like isoform X2 encodes MQMDSYYFHDDAHLFAGCGVPGSPDLPFADLIASLSEPLPAVVESQSAFREYRGVGLELPGTARGGTGNGINIHRRMMGVLGRMGPAAEEEERPQHQQQQAAGAVESSRGFRHMMRERQRREKLSQSYADLYAMVSSRSKDKNSIVQSAAVYIHELKVAKEQLQRRNDELKAKILGHDEQQQCVKVQFEVDEPSSSVDSMIGALTRLKSMNVKTRGIHSILSGQRLTTEMNVETTIAACEVEKAVEEALQEVERNQLPDSEAPFPGSRSAWPQTSHVQNVF; translated from the exons ATGCAGATGGACTCCTACTACTTCCACGACGACGCCCACCTCTTCGCCGGCTGCGGCGTCCCCGGCTCGCCGGACCTGCCCTTCGCCGACCTCATTGCGTCGCTCTCGGAGCCGCTGCCTGCGGTGGTAGAGAGCCAGAGCGCGTTCCGGGAGTACCGCGGCGTCGGCCTGGAGCTTCCGGGGACGGCCCGGGGAGGAACCGGGAACGGGATCAACATCCACCGgaggatgatgggcgtgctgggcaGGATGGGGCCGGCCGCTGAGGAGGAGGAGCGGCcgcagcaccagcagcagcaggCGGCCGGCGCCGTCGAGAGCAGCCGCGGGTTCCGGCACATGATGCGCGAGCGCCAGCGCCGCGAGAAGCTCAGCCAGAGCTACGCCGACCTCTACGCCATGGTCTCCTCCCGCTCCAAG GACAAGAACTCGATCGTGCAGTCCGCGGCCGTCTACATCCACGAGCTCAAGGTCGCCAAGGAGCAGCTCCAGAGGAGGAACGACGAGCTCAAGGCCAAGATCCTGGGGCACGACGAGCAGCAGCAGTGCGTCAAGGTCCAGTTCGAGGTGGACGAGCCCTCGTCCTCCGTCGACTCCATGATCGGGGCCCTCACGCGCCTCAAGAGCATGAATGTCAAGACCAGGGGGATCCACTCCATCTTGTCCGGCCAGCGGTTGACGACGGAGATGAATGTCGAAACCACG ATTGCGGCCTGCGAGGTAGAAAAGGCAGTGGAGGAGGCTCTCCAGGAAGTAGAGAGGAATCAGCTGCCTGACAGCGAGGCCCCGTTTCCCGGAAGCAGGAGCGCCTGGCCTCAAACATCACACGTGCAAAATGTGTTCTGA